A stretch of Halococcus sediminicola DNA encodes these proteins:
- a CDS encoding gamma carbonic anhydrase family protein: MVIRSFEGTTPDVHESARVDESAVVIGDVTVEAEASVWPNVTLRGDSGAIVLREGANVQDNAVCHEGCEIGPGATVGHTAIVHAATVGGRAMVGMGATVLDGAHVGEESLVAAGSVVTEDMDVPPAVLVAGTPAEVHKEVPNSPWTHAGEHYVELAKRHDRSSECID, from the coding sequence ATGGTCATCCGCTCGTTCGAGGGTACGACACCGGACGTCCACGAGTCGGCGCGCGTCGACGAGTCGGCGGTCGTCATCGGCGACGTCACCGTCGAGGCCGAGGCGAGCGTCTGGCCGAACGTCACGCTTCGTGGTGATTCGGGCGCAATCGTCCTCCGCGAGGGCGCGAACGTCCAAGACAACGCTGTCTGCCACGAGGGCTGTGAGATCGGCCCCGGAGCGACCGTCGGCCACACGGCCATCGTCCACGCGGCGACGGTCGGCGGGCGCGCGATGGTCGGGATGGGTGCGACGGTACTGGACGGCGCACACGTCGGCGAGGAGAGCCTCGTCGCCGCCGGGAGCGTCGTCACCGAAGACATGGACGTTCCACCGGCGGTGCTCGTCGCCGGCACGCCCGCCGAGGTCCACAAAGAGGTCCCAAACTCGCCGTGGACCCACGCCGGCGAACACTACGTCGAACTGGCCAAGCGCCACGACCGATCGTCGGAGTGCATCGACTGA
- a CDS encoding type II toxin-antitoxin system VapC family toxin, which produces MKLFIDSNVFVASLTDEPQRGEAATRLLNRNDEFCTSILNLMEIRSVLTKKKHVEQERVEGVLSDIYTEVEIYAPEISDQISAYERQRDTLLYTLDCVLLALADDVDATMVSFDGELLDNGAISPSDVLD; this is translated from the coding sequence ATGAAGCTGTTCATCGATAGCAACGTCTTCGTCGCCAGTCTCACCGACGAACCACAGCGTGGCGAAGCGGCCACACGCCTCCTCAATCGCAACGACGAGTTCTGTACCTCGATTCTGAATCTCATGGAGATTCGCTCCGTGCTGACGAAGAAAAAGCACGTTGAGCAGGAACGAGTCGAAGGTGTGCTGTCCGACATCTATACCGAGGTCGAGATCTATGCGCCCGAGATCAGCGACCAAATATCGGCGTACGAGCGCCAGCGAGACACGCTCCTCTATACGCTCGATTGCGTTCTTCTGGCGTTGGCTGACGACGTGGATGCGACGATGGTCTCGTTCGATGGCGAACTGCTCGACAACGGTGCAATCTCCCCGTCGGACGTTCTCGACTGA
- a CDS encoding haloalkane dehalogenase, whose protein sequence is MGLVSTPEKRFADIDGYPYEPQFVDVGGPEMAYIDEGSGDETFLCLHGEPTWGYLYRKMIPTLAKEGRVVVPDFVGFGRSDKYTDREEYSYAMHYDSLVAFIEALDLDNITLICQDWGGILGLPVAANHPDRFARLVPMNTGVPSGNQEMPEAWEDFRSFVERADELPIGMLIQNATATELSEETLAAYEAPFPEEEHKAGAREWPDMVPRKNGGDGADVTQAAAKRLAEWEKPAFVLFADSDPITSGDRDPLRDLIPTASDQPDIWVEGAMHFLQEDAGKEIAEEIVAFVRRTR, encoded by the coding sequence ATGGGACTCGTTTCCACCCCCGAGAAACGATTCGCCGACATCGACGGCTACCCCTACGAACCGCAGTTCGTCGACGTCGGCGGACCGGAGATGGCCTATATCGACGAGGGAAGCGGCGACGAGACGTTTCTCTGTCTGCACGGCGAGCCGACGTGGGGCTACCTCTATCGGAAGATGATACCGACCCTCGCCAAGGAGGGGAGAGTCGTCGTCCCGGATTTCGTCGGTTTCGGCCGCTCGGACAAGTATACCGACCGCGAGGAGTACAGCTATGCGATGCATTACGACTCGCTCGTGGCGTTCATCGAGGCACTCGACCTCGATAATATCACGCTGATCTGTCAGGATTGGGGCGGCATTCTCGGACTGCCGGTCGCGGCGAACCATCCCGACCGATTCGCGCGCCTCGTGCCGATGAACACCGGCGTCCCGAGCGGCAATCAGGAGATGCCCGAAGCGTGGGAGGACTTTCGGAGTTTCGTCGAGCGCGCCGACGAACTCCCCATCGGAATGCTCATTCAGAACGCCACCGCAACGGAACTCTCCGAGGAGACCCTCGCGGCCTACGAGGCTCCGTTCCCCGAAGAGGAACACAAAGCCGGCGCGCGGGAGTGGCCCGACATGGTTCCCAGAAAGAACGGTGGCGACGGCGCGGACGTCACGCAGGCCGCCGCCAAACGCCTCGCCGAATGGGAGAAACCGGCCTTCGTCCTTTTCGCTGATTCGGACCCCATCACGAGCGGGGACCGTGACCCGCTTCGGGACCTCATCCCGACGGCGAGCGACCAGCCCGATATCTGGGTTGAAGGCGCGATGCATTTCCTTCAGGAGGACGCCGGCAAGGAGATCGCCGAAGAGATCGTCGCGTTCGTCCGGCGGACGCGGTAA
- a CDS encoding DMT family transporter, producing the protein MSNALGRIERATPPFAALAVAVVAVSTSAILVRYSSAPSIVKALYRVLFTTLLLAPLAVTRHREAFGRLTSRDWLVAGAGGVALAIHFASWFESLEFTSVAASVTIVQSQVLFVAIGASWLLAEHVTRRTFAGMALALVGIAVLSVGDSITGAVAGPAPLYGNALALVGAVCAAGYVLAGRSLRQRIPLIPYVIVVYSVCTVVLFALTLADGAALVDYPASEWLLFVGMAVGPGIFGHTVLNWALAHLESSVVSVSLLGEPIGSALLALVLLGEAPSTVTVVGGTVILLGITVTARSA; encoded by the coding sequence GTGAGCAACGCCCTCGGTCGCATCGAGCGTGCGACGCCGCCGTTCGCGGCGCTCGCAGTCGCCGTCGTCGCCGTCAGCACGAGCGCCATCCTCGTTCGGTATAGCTCCGCGCCGAGCATCGTGAAGGCGCTCTATCGCGTGCTGTTCACCACCCTTCTGCTCGCGCCGCTCGCCGTCACGCGCCACCGCGAGGCGTTCGGGAGGTTGACGAGCCGAGACTGGCTCGTTGCGGGCGCGGGCGGGGTCGCGCTGGCGATCCACTTCGCGTCGTGGTTCGAGAGCCTCGAATTCACCAGCGTCGCCGCCTCCGTCACCATCGTTCAGTCGCAGGTCCTGTTCGTCGCCATCGGCGCGTCGTGGCTGCTCGCCGAGCACGTCACCCGCCGAACGTTCGCCGGCATGGCGCTCGCGCTCGTCGGCATCGCGGTGCTGTCGGTCGGCGACTCCATCACCGGGGCAGTCGCCGGCCCAGCCCCGCTCTACGGCAACGCCTTGGCGCTCGTCGGCGCGGTCTGTGCGGCGGGCTACGTGCTCGCCGGGCGCTCGCTGCGCCAACGGATCCCCCTCATTCCGTACGTCATCGTCGTCTACTCGGTCTGCACGGTCGTCCTGTTCGCGCTCACGCTCGCCGACGGCGCGGCGCTCGTCGACTACCCAGCCAGCGAGTGGCTGCTCTTCGTCGGCATGGCGGTCGGCCCAGGGATCTTCGGCCACACGGTGTTGAACTGGGCGCTCGCCCACCTCGAATCAAGCGTCGTCAGCGTTTCGTTACTAGGTGAACCGATCGGCAGCGCGCTGCTCGCGCTCGTCCTGCTCGGTGAGGCTCCCAGTACCGTCACCGTCGTCGGCGGGACGGTCATCCTCCTCGGCATCACCGTCACCGCACGGTCAGCGTGA
- a CDS encoding aminotransferase class IV produces the protein MEYHLNGVLVPASEASVSVHDRGFRYGDAVRVGLRAYGGTVFEWEANEKRLRRVAEGLGLTDAVPEDLRERVRETLAANGPDDARLDVSITRGTDGGLTPPSNCEPTVLVTIEERPRGGLDGTRTWDEPALVQIVKTRAIAGHAIPASGLTHARLDGVLARRELERASTDAYHADEALVRDEDGHLVGGAASSVFFVADGVLKTPRAEGAAAGVTRDVVLDLAREESFPVETGAYAPADVRAADEAFLTNPTWELRPIARADGVAVGTGPMTQLLTRLFDERIERHHYE, from the coding sequence TTGGAGTACCACCTGAACGGCGTGCTCGTCCCCGCGAGCGAGGCGAGCGTGAGCGTCCACGACCGGGGCTTTCGCTACGGCGACGCCGTTCGCGTCGGGCTGCGGGCCTACGGTGGCACCGTCTTCGAGTGGGAGGCGAACGAAAAACGGCTCCGCCGAGTGGCCGAGGGACTGGGCTTGACCGATGCGGTGCCCGAGGACCTCCGCGAGCGCGTCCGCGAGACGCTCGCCGCCAACGGCCCGGACGACGCGCGCCTCGACGTCTCGATCACACGCGGCACGGACGGCGGGCTGACACCGCCTTCCAACTGCGAGCCGACGGTTCTCGTCACCATCGAGGAGCGCCCGCGCGGCGGTCTCGACGGGACACGGACGTGGGACGAGCCGGCGCTCGTCCAGATCGTGAAGACGCGGGCGATCGCCGGGCACGCGATACCCGCTTCGGGGCTGACCCATGCGCGCCTCGACGGCGTGCTCGCGCGGCGCGAACTCGAACGCGCTAGCACCGACGCTTACCACGCCGACGAGGCGCTCGTCCGCGATGAGGACGGCCATCTCGTCGGCGGTGCGGCGAGCAGCGTCTTCTTCGTCGCCGACGGCGTCCTCAAGACGCCGCGCGCGGAGGGAGCGGCCGCCGGCGTGACCCGTGACGTGGTCCTCGACCTCGCGCGCGAGGAGTCGTTCCCGGTCGAGACGGGCGCGTACGCACCGGCGGACGTGCGCGCCGCCGACGAGGCGTTTCTCACCAACCCGACGTGGGAGCTACGGCCCATCGCGCGCGCCGACGGCGTGGCGGTCGGCACGGGACCGATGACACAACTGCTGACGCGACTGTTCGACGAGCGCATCGAGCGCCATCACTACGAGTGA
- a CDS encoding amphi-Trp domain-containing protein, translating into MAEKNISEQKLDRTEAAERLRAIADDLESDEEFHIDIDNKTITLHPRDSVGFELGVRERSSILRGSRESVTIKMDWRAK; encoded by the coding sequence ATGGCAGAAAAGAACATCAGCGAGCAAAAACTCGACCGTACCGAGGCCGCCGAGCGCCTGCGGGCGATCGCCGACGACCTCGAATCCGACGAGGAGTTCCACATCGACATCGACAACAAGACCATCACGCTGCATCCGCGCGACTCGGTGGGCTTCGAACTCGGCGTGCGCGAGCGCTCGTCGATCCTCCGGGGGAGCCGCGAGTCGGTGACCATCAAGATGGACTGGAGGGCCAAATAA
- a CDS encoding helix-hairpin-helix domain-containing protein, which translates to MTLLDTIKSLLGLDDGRSDSRRSGRSDPSDSETTAPSTDSEDAVKGTGSEEPAAAGGDASASTESMLDESAEGGAEPGEVTGPASGNDANADPDTEDDARADEAAAAGGDAAGSTGSMTEDGSSEGAAEPGEAVGPTDDEDDLDLDHEGDDEATDGDATGDDTAEDAAAAGSDATGSTGSITEETNESISATEDAEAAGPTDADPTGDTADHDVDVLKGIGPSYAERLGEAGIESVDDLADADPGELAADIDVSESRVERWSERAKARRQ; encoded by the coding sequence ATGACGCTGCTCGATACCATCAAATCGCTGCTCGGACTCGACGACGGCCGATCGGACAGCCGACGAAGCGGGCGTTCCGACCCATCCGATTCGGAGACGACCGCGCCGTCGACCGACTCCGAGGACGCCGTCAAGGGAACCGGAAGCGAGGAACCGGCGGCCGCCGGGGGCGACGCGAGCGCCTCGACCGAATCCATGCTCGACGAGAGCGCCGAGGGCGGTGCCGAACCCGGCGAAGTCACAGGACCGGCGTCGGGCAACGACGCGAACGCCGATCCCGACACCGAGGACGACGCTCGGGCGGACGAGGCGGCGGCCGCCGGCGGTGACGCCGCCGGCTCGACCGGTTCGATGACCGAGGACGGGAGTTCCGAAGGGGCCGCCGAACCCGGTGAAGCGGTCGGACCGACGGACGACGAAGACGACCTCGACCTCGATCACGAGGGCGACGACGAAGCGACCGATGGCGACGCGACGGGCGACGACACGGCCGAGGACGCGGCCGCGGCAGGTAGTGACGCGACCGGCTCGACCGGCTCCATCACCGAGGAGACCAACGAGTCAATCTCGGCGACCGAGGACGCCGAAGCGGCTGGTCCCACCGACGCGGACCCAACCGGCGACACCGCCGATCACGACGTCGACGTGCTCAAGGGCATCGGCCCCTCCTACGCCGAGCGCCTCGGCGAGGCCGGCATCGAGAGCGTCGACGACCTCGCCGACGCCGACCCTGGGGAACTCGCGGCCGACATCGACGTCTCGGAGAGCCGCGTCGAGCGCTGGAGCGAGCGCGCGAAGGCCCGCCGGCAGTAG
- a CDS encoding DUF5796 family protein produces MSYHSEHSPDTLSVDLTEAGIAVEYTDGREAFYHGIPAKAEESHTTAPGKEVHVLVTDPTETEGVLVYVNDRTTVDEIIDQTGVGRVLVEENEETTLFPGVSVRAEGHRVTVTADPETARGRVFVFEEDEMGERSVEIVAGE; encoded by the coding sequence ATGAGCTACCACAGCGAACACTCGCCCGACACGCTCTCGGTCGATCTCACGGAGGCGGGCATCGCCGTCGAATACACCGACGGCCGCGAGGCGTTCTATCACGGTATCCCGGCGAAAGCCGAGGAAAGCCACACGACCGCACCGGGAAAGGAGGTTCACGTTCTCGTCACCGACCCGACCGAGACCGAGGGCGTGCTCGTCTACGTCAACGACCGGACGACCGTCGACGAGATCATCGACCAAACCGGCGTCGGGCGCGTGCTGGTCGAGGAGAACGAGGAGACGACCCTCTTTCCGGGCGTGAGCGTGCGCGCCGAGGGCCATCGCGTCACCGTGACGGCCGACCCGGAGACGGCTCGCGGGCGCGTGTTCGTCTTCGAGGAAGACGAGATGGGAGAACGCAGCGTCGAGATCGTCGCCGGAGAGTGA
- a CDS encoding enoyl-CoA hydratase/isomerase family protein, with amino-acid sequence MHEELDAVTVEFDAEEGIGTLTLNRPDALNAMNGQMRADIETGLERLAERDAEEDGVAVRVVVIEGAGEKAFCAGADITGFSGVSPAAFDAHGMRDSVIEFPAPVVAKIEGYCLGGGLELALACDFRIASASSRLGFPEVELGLLPGAGGVQYVSRLAGPAFAKELAMTGEHVSAERAAEEGVINHVHDDEEFEEAVREFVETLAGKPPLAIRAIKDSGNVSVETDLREGRKYDRRVFSTLLETDDHEEGARAFAEDDYDPEFVGK; translated from the coding sequence ATGCACGAGGAACTCGATGCGGTCACGGTAGAGTTCGACGCCGAGGAAGGGATCGGCACGCTGACGCTGAACCGGCCGGACGCGCTGAACGCGATGAACGGGCAGATGCGCGCGGACATCGAGACGGGTCTCGAACGACTCGCCGAGCGCGACGCGGAAGAAGACGGCGTCGCCGTTCGCGTGGTGGTCATCGAGGGAGCAGGCGAGAAGGCCTTTTGTGCCGGTGCCGACATCACCGGTTTTTCGGGCGTGTCGCCGGCGGCCTTCGACGCCCACGGGATGCGCGATTCGGTCATCGAGTTCCCCGCGCCCGTGGTGGCGAAGATCGAGGGCTACTGTCTGGGTGGCGGTCTCGAACTCGCGCTGGCCTGTGATTTCCGTATCGCCAGCGCATCGAGTCGGCTCGGCTTCCCGGAGGTCGAGCTGGGACTGCTTCCGGGTGCCGGCGGCGTCCAGTACGTCTCGCGGCTGGCCGGCCCTGCATTTGCGAAGGAACTCGCCATGACCGGCGAGCACGTCAGCGCCGAGCGCGCCGCCGAGGAAGGAGTCATCAATCACGTTCACGATGACGAGGAGTTCGAGGAAGCGGTTCGGGAGTTCGTCGAGACGCTCGCCGGGAAGCCGCCGCTGGCGATTCGGGCGATCAAGGATTCGGGCAACGTGAGCGTCGAGACCGACCTCCGCGAGGGGCGCAAGTACGACCGCCGGGTGTTTTCGACGCTGCTCGAAACCGACGACCACGAGGAAGGCGCACGGGCCTTCGCCGAAGACGACTACGATCCCGAATTCGTCGGGAAGTAA
- a CDS encoding NAD(P)/FAD-dependent oxidoreductase → MTETDVAVVGGGPAGLSAALFTAKNGLDTQTFDTDGTWMHKAHLFNYLGIESEDGSAFMDDAREQVESFGVERHEETEVTGVEANNNGFTVSTDEGDHEANYLILATGAKRDLANELGCDFTDEDIVDVDVTMETSVEDAYATGAMVRAEEWQAVISAGDGAAAALNILTKEKGEHFHDFDTPADAE, encoded by the coding sequence ATGACAGAGACAGACGTCGCAGTCGTCGGCGGCGGTCCCGCAGGGCTTAGCGCGGCGCTATTCACAGCGAAAAACGGTCTCGATACGCAAACGTTCGACACCGACGGGACGTGGATGCACAAGGCTCACTTGTTCAATTACTTGGGAATCGAGAGCGAGGACGGCTCGGCGTTCATGGACGACGCCCGCGAACAGGTCGAGTCCTTCGGGGTCGAACGCCACGAGGAAACGGAAGTCACCGGCGTCGAGGCGAACAACAACGGGTTCACCGTCAGCACGGACGAGGGCGACCACGAGGCGAACTACCTGATCCTGGCGACGGGCGCGAAGCGCGACCTCGCCAACGAACTGGGCTGTGACTTTACTGATGAGGACATCGTCGACGTCGACGTGACGATGGAGACCAGCGTCGAGGATGCCTACGCCACGGGCGCGATGGTGCGCGCCGAGGAGTGGCAGGCGGTCATCTCGGCGGGCGACGGCGCGGCCGCGGCGCTCAACATCCTCACCAAGGAGAAGGGCGAGCATTTCCACGACTTCGACACCCCGGCCGACGCGGAGTAA
- a CDS encoding SDR family NAD(P)-dependent oxidoreductase: MSSTREPALITGASAGIGRALANRFARAGHDVVLVARREATLRELADALEERYGITASVVVQDLAAPDGPEQLYETVTERDLDVGVLVNNVGIATQGKFTDIDLDRERDQLRLDVETPTVLSKLFGREMVARGRGKILNVASSAAFQPGPFMAVYYASKAYVLSFSEAIAEELREDGVTVSVLCPGPVDTEFQERASMTDTPLGSGPMQDVTAVADAGYEGLMAGDTVVVPGIGYKLLWHTVGVMPRPLVRKVARWLNE; this comes from the coding sequence ATGTCATCCACACGGGAGCCGGCACTCATCACGGGCGCATCGGCGGGCATCGGGCGGGCGCTCGCAAACCGCTTTGCCCGCGCCGGCCACGACGTGGTACTCGTCGCCCGCCGCGAGGCGACACTCCGAGAACTGGCCGATGCGCTCGAAGAGCGATACGGGATCACCGCGTCGGTCGTCGTACAGGACCTCGCCGCACCCGACGGTCCCGAGCAACTGTACGAGACCGTCACCGAACGCGACCTCGATGTCGGCGTGCTGGTGAACAACGTCGGCATCGCCACACAAGGCAAATTCACCGACATCGACCTCGATCGCGAACGCGACCAGCTCCGTCTCGATGTTGAGACACCCACAGTTCTCTCGAAACTGTTCGGGCGCGAGATGGTCGCCCGTGGTCGCGGGAAGATCCTCAACGTGGCGTCGAGCGCCGCCTTCCAACCCGGTCCGTTCATGGCCGTCTACTACGCCTCGAAGGCCTACGTGCTCTCCTTTTCGGAGGCCATCGCCGAGGAACTCCGCGAGGACGGAGTCACGGTATCGGTGCTCTGTCCCGGCCCGGTCGATACCGAGTTCCAAGAGCGCGCGTCGATGACCGACACGCCGCTCGGCAGCGGCCCGATGCAGGACGTGACGGCGGTGGCCGACGCCGGCTACGAGGGGCTGATGGCTGGCGATACCGTCGTCGTGCCCGGCATCGGCTACAAACTGCTCTGGCACACCGTCGGAGTGATGCCGCGCCCATTGGTCAGGAAGGTGGCGCGCTGGCTGAACGAGTGA
- a CDS encoding shikimate kinase encodes MDGRASAPAAGTIVNALATGRGSAFAIDRETTARVELSGGGDVTGTIAGAPDADTRLVERCVELVVDEYGDGQGGWVETESEVPMAAGLKSSSAAANAVVLATCDALGVAVGKDGALSRADAARLGVRAARDVGVTVTGAFDDASASMLGGVTVTDNTTDELLARGTVDWDVLVWTPDERAFSADADAARCERVAPVVDVALEKALADEYERAMTINGLAFCAALDFPTEPAIVALEYVSGVSLSGTGPSYVAVGEHEELTKVQEAWNEYDGDTWLTTSRTDGARTE; translated from the coding sequence ATGGATGGACGCGCGAGCGCGCCGGCGGCGGGCACGATCGTGAACGCACTCGCCACCGGTAGGGGGAGTGCGTTCGCCATCGACCGTGAGACGACTGCACGAGTGGAGCTCTCGGGCGGTGGCGACGTGACCGGCACGATCGCCGGTGCGCCCGATGCTGATACACGCCTCGTCGAGCGGTGTGTCGAACTCGTCGTCGATGAATACGGCGACGGCCAGGGCGGCTGGGTCGAAACCGAGAGCGAGGTGCCGATGGCCGCCGGCCTGAAGAGTTCGAGTGCCGCAGCCAACGCAGTAGTACTAGCGACCTGCGACGCGCTCGGCGTGGCCGTCGGCAAGGACGGTGCGCTCTCGCGTGCGGATGCCGCCAGGCTCGGCGTGCGCGCCGCCCGCGACGTGGGCGTCACGGTGACGGGCGCGTTCGACGACGCGAGCGCGAGCATGCTCGGCGGCGTCACCGTCACCGACAACACGACCGACGAGCTGCTCGCGCGCGGAACGGTCGACTGGGACGTGCTGGTGTGGACGCCCGACGAGCGTGCGTTCAGCGCCGACGCCGACGCCGCACGCTGTGAGCGCGTCGCACCCGTCGTGGATGTCGCCCTCGAAAAGGCGCTCGCCGACGAGTACGAGCGCGCGATGACGATCAACGGGCTGGCGTTCTGTGCGGCGCTCGACTTCCCCACCGAACCGGCGATAGTGGCGCTCGAATACGTCTCGGGTGTCTCGCTGTCGGGCACCGGGCCGAGCTACGTCGCGGTCGGCGAGCACGAGGAACTAACGAAGGTACAAGAAGCGTGGAACGAGTACGATGGGGATACATGGCTGACGACGAGCCGGACCGACGGCGCACGGACGGAATGA
- a CDS encoding chorismate mutase: MADDEPDRRRTDGMSLDELREEIQTIDREIVEHIAQRTYVADAIAEVKREQGLPTTDESQEQRVMDRAGENAQRFDVDDNLVKAMFRLLIELNKVEQRESR; this comes from the coding sequence ATGGCTGACGACGAGCCGGACCGACGGCGCACGGACGGAATGAGCCTCGACGAGCTGCGCGAGGAGATCCAAACTATCGACCGCGAGATCGTCGAGCACATCGCCCAGCGCACCTACGTCGCCGACGCCATCGCCGAGGTCAAACGCGAGCAGGGGCTGCCGACGACCGACGAATCCCAAGAACAGCGCGTGATGGACCGGGCCGGCGAGAACGCACAGCGCTTCGACGTCGACGACAACCTCGTGAAGGCGATGTTTCGATTACTCATCGAACTGAACAAGGTCGAACAGCGCGAGAGTCGATAA
- a CDS encoding fumarylacetoacetate hydrolase family protein: MKLATFEVETPFGPERRVGISSNGRLIDATTGYACVLDERGEPSPVELADAIAPPEMLAFLERGERAIEAAREVVAFVESAGRERGPNGARIVFDPAEIDLLSPLPRPNSLCDCMAFEEHVTNTMGEDVPDVWYEQPIYYKGNPDSVRGTGETVVWPDSSDLMDFELELAAVIGREGRDIPVAEADSYIAGYTIFNDFSARDVQGREMEGNLGPAKGKDFANALGPYLVTPGAIDIESATMIAEVDGETWSSGTPGEMEHTFPEIVAHVSRDETIHPGDVIGSGTVGEGCGLELGRFLDDGDRVALSVEGIGTLENQVIMSS, translated from the coding sequence ATGAAACTCGCCACCTTCGAGGTCGAGACGCCATTCGGTCCCGAACGGCGCGTCGGCATCAGTAGTAATGGGAGACTCATCGACGCGACCACCGGCTACGCCTGCGTACTCGACGAGCGGGGCGAGCCATCGCCCGTGGAACTCGCCGACGCCATCGCGCCGCCCGAGATGCTCGCCTTTCTCGAACGCGGCGAACGCGCCATCGAGGCCGCTCGCGAGGTGGTCGCGTTTGTCGAGAGCGCCGGGCGCGAGCGCGGCCCGAACGGCGCACGGATCGTTTTCGACCCCGCGGAAATCGATCTCCTGAGTCCGCTGCCGCGTCCGAACTCGCTGTGCGACTGCATGGCGTTCGAAGAGCACGTCACGAACACGATGGGCGAGGACGTCCCCGACGTCTGGTACGAGCAACCTATCTACTACAAAGGCAACCCCGATTCGGTCCGTGGCACCGGCGAGACGGTCGTCTGGCCCGATAGCTCGGACTTGATGGATTTCGAACTCGAACTCGCCGCGGTCATCGGCCGCGAGGGTCGTGACATCCCAGTAGCGGAGGCCGATTCGTATATCGCGGGCTACACGATATTCAACGACTTCAGCGCGCGCGACGTGCAGGGCCGCGAGATGGAGGGGAACCTTGGTCCCGCGAAGGGCAAGGACTTCGCCAACGCGCTCGGGCCGTACCTCGTCACGCCCGGCGCCATCGACATCGAGAGTGCGACTATGATCGCCGAAGTCGATGGCGAGACGTGGTCGTCCGGCACACCGGGCGAGATGGAGCACACCTTCCCCGAAATCGTCGCCCACGTCTCACGGGACGAAACCATCCATCCCGGCGACGTCATCGGCAGCGGCACAGTAGGAGAGGGCTGTGGTCTCGAACTCGGGCGCTTCCTCGACGACGGGGACCGGGTCGCGCTGTCGGTCGAGGGCATCGGCACGCTCGAAAATCAGGTCATCATGTCGTCGTGA